One segment of Thermodesulfovibrio sp. 3907-1M DNA contains the following:
- a CDS encoding flavodoxin domain-containing protein: MKKVLILYYSRTGNTEKMAKMIAQGLADKSVIVDLKKVEEASVDSLPEYDGFIIGSPNYFGTMAAEVKKFIDESVKYYRKIEGKLVAAFTSTGMIGGGGETVCLDILKAFLIHGCICLGFTRLGHYGPVSIGKPDERIEREISEMVSKYAEVLKRI; encoded by the coding sequence ATGAAAAAAGTTTTGATACTTTACTATTCAAGGACAGGAAATACAGAGAAAATGGCAAAAATGATTGCTCAAGGACTTGCGGATAAAAGTGTCATTGTTGATTTAAAAAAAGTTGAAGAAGCGAGTGTAGACAGCCTGCCGGAGTATGATGGTTTTATAATTGGTTCACCGAACTATTTTGGAACTATGGCAGCAGAGGTTAAAAAATTCATTGATGAGTCTGTTAAATATTACAGAAAAATTGAGGGAAAACTTGTAGCAGCCTTCACCTCTACTGGAATGATTGGTGGAGGTGGAGAGACAGTATGTCTTGATATTCTGAAGGCATTTTTAATTCATGGATGTATATGTTTAGGTTTTACAAGACTTGGACACTACGGACCTGTTTCAATTGGAAAGCCTGATGAAAGGATTGAAAGAGAAATAAGTGAAATGGTGAGTAAGTACGCAGAGGTTCTTAAAAGAATATAA
- a CDS encoding MlaD family protein, with amino-acid sequence MFDRKKQLRWASLKVGIVITTTLLIIFFVIIFSGGIQSFFQKRVLMNIYISDVKGLRKGAPVRVAGVDVGEVKDIKLSKEYGTVVRVLIDKKVLGYLKSDARATVQTIGLLGDKYIEIFPGESQESFDISKAMHGYPQTEVREIIAVAASTMNKIEGLIQKIDFLITKVESAEGTIPKLITDPSLYNNLNSTVLELKRTVQEIRLGSIGMISRDKELSQRLANALKNFEEASNKISSQQGTLGKMINDPALYESLLNSSQRLENLLKEIEDSEGTVKMLIKDKKAAEDLKQSIKELKELIEEIKKEPKKFFKFSIF; translated from the coding sequence ATGTTTGACAGAAAAAAACAGCTCAGGTGGGCATCTTTAAAAGTTGGTATTGTCATAACAACTACCCTGCTTATAATTTTTTTCGTAATAATTTTTTCAGGCGGAATACAATCCTTTTTTCAAAAAAGAGTGCTGATGAATATTTACATATCAGATGTAAAAGGACTGCGTAAAGGTGCACCCGTAAGAGTAGCAGGAGTTGATGTTGGAGAGGTCAAGGATATAAAACTCAGCAAAGAATACGGAACTGTGGTAAGAGTTTTGATAGATAAAAAAGTTTTAGGTTATTTGAAATCCGACGCCAGAGCTACTGTTCAGACAATAGGACTTCTTGGTGATAAATACATTGAGATATTTCCAGGTGAATCTCAGGAAAGCTTTGACATATCAAAGGCCATGCATGGATATCCTCAGACAGAAGTAAGGGAAATAATAGCAGTTGCAGCATCAACAATGAATAAAATTGAAGGACTGATTCAGAAAATTGATTTCTTGATAACAAAAGTTGAAAGCGCTGAAGGAACAATTCCAAAACTGATCACTGATCCTTCCCTTTATAATAATCTGAACTCAACGGTTTTAGAACTTAAAAGAACAGTGCAAGAGATAAGACTTGGAAGCATTGGAATGATTTCAAGAGATAAGGAACTTTCTCAAAGATTGGCAAATGCTTTAAAAAACTTTGAGGAAGCTTCAAATAAAATATCCTCACAGCAGGGAACACTTGGAAAAATGATAAATGATCCTGCTTTATATGAAAGCCTTCTTAACAGTTCTCAAAGACTTGAAAATCTTTTAAAGGAAATTGAAGATTCAGAGGGAACAGTTAAGATGCTAATCAAGGATAAAAAAGCAGCGGAAGATTTAAAACAAAGCATAAAAGAGCTTAAAGAACTTATTGAGGAAATAAAGAAAGAACCGAAAAAATTTTTCAAATTCAGCATATTTTAG
- the def gene encoding peptide deformylase has translation MATLEIRKYPDEVLKKKAELVNDIDGDLQKFIDNMIETMYNSNGIGLAAPQVGVSKRVIIVDTSPRQENQSLIVLINPEIINSEGEVLSEEGCLSLPGFITRLKRNERVFVKGLDRKGKPIEIEATGLLARALQHEIDHLDGILLIDRISPLKRELFRRKYLKAKK, from the coding sequence ATGGCAACCCTTGAGATAAGAAAATATCCTGATGAGGTATTAAAAAAGAAAGCTGAGTTAGTTAATGATATTGATGGAGATTTACAGAAATTCATTGATAACATGATTGAAACTATGTATAATTCAAATGGTATTGGCCTGGCTGCTCCTCAGGTGGGAGTCTCAAAAAGAGTTATTATTGTTGATACCTCTCCAAGACAGGAGAATCAATCACTTATTGTTTTAATCAATCCTGAGATAATAAATTCAGAGGGAGAAGTTCTCTCTGAAGAGGGATGCTTGAGTTTACCAGGTTTTATAACGAGGCTTAAAAGAAATGAAAGAGTTTTTGTGAAAGGACTGGACAGAAAAGGTAAGCCCATAGAAATTGAAGCAACAGGACTTCTTGCAAGAGCATTGCAGCATGAAATTGACCATCTTGATGGCATTCTTCTTATTGATAGAATAAGTCCTCTTAAACGGGAACTTTTCAGAAGAAAATACTTAAAAGCAAAGAAATAA